In Scophthalmus maximus strain ysfricsl-2021 chromosome 16, ASM2237912v1, whole genome shotgun sequence, the following proteins share a genomic window:
- the LOC118287658 gene encoding transforming growth factor beta-1-induced transcript 1 protein-like isoform X1 codes for MEDLGVPEPPNYPLSPRIVVFDALLADLENTGSPLARCPVLLTSEPPQNADPTPQDPAQTRPPPPAYTPQQTVSSAMKSSQNSNPDKLYSTVCKPRSPRTTDPPPAFSSSSLLGGGLSELDHLLQELNATQFNITDEILAQFPSSKKDERDKIKDKVTTSSSSSAKPSATSATLELDKLMASLSDFRVQSTPAAPVSPVVTAPQQPATPPQPSAGGSLDSMLGLLQSDLSRQGVQTSSKGNCSACQKPVVGQVVTALGKVWHPEHFVCSECETELGSRNFFEKDGRPYCESDYFTLFSPHCAHCNKPILNKMVTALDKNWHPECFCCVKCSRAFGEEGFHDREGQQYCQQCFLTLFASRCQGCSQPILENYISALNSLWHPQCFVCRECYCPFVNGSFFEHEGKPLCEAHYHQSRGSMCQACQQPILGRCVTAMGAKFHPHHLVCHFCQKPLSKGCFKEQENKPYCHPCFIKLFG; via the exons ATGGAGGATCTGG GAGTGCCTGAGCCACCTAACTACCCTCTCAGTCCTCGTATTGTTGTGTTTG ATGCCCTTCTTGCTGATCTGGAGAACACTGGCTCTCCTCTGGCTCGGTGTCCCGTCCTGCTcacctctgaacctcctcagAATGCTGATCCCACCCCCCAGGACCCAGCCCAGACCCGGCCACCACCACCCGCCTACACCCCGCAGCAG ACTGTGTCTTCTGCAATGAAATCCTCCCAGAACTCCAACCCAGACAAATTATACAG CACAGTGTGTAAACCGCGGTCTCCCCGCACGACAGATCCTCCTCcagctttctcctcctcctcgctgctggGAGGAGGTCTGAGTGAACTGGACCATCTGTTACAGGAGCTCAACGCCACCCAGTTCAACATCACAG ACGAGATCCTGGCCCAGTTCCCGTCTTCTAAGAAAGATGAGAGGGACAAGATTAAGGACAAGGTcacgacctcctcctccag CTCTGCGAAGCCTTCAGCGACGTCAGCCACACTGGAACTGGACAAACTGATGGCGTCGCTGTCTGACTTCAGAGTCCAGAGCACA CCAGCTGCACCTGTCAGTCCAGTGGTGACGGCACCGCAGCAGCCCGCCACCCCCCCACAACCCTCAGCTGGCGGCTCACTGGACAGCATGCTGGGGCTGCTTCAATCAGACCTGAGCCGACAAGGCGTTCAGACATCCTCCAAGGGAAACTGTTCAGCGTGTCAGAAGCCAGTCGTAGGACAG GTGGTGACGGCTCTTGGGAAAGTGTGGCACCCAGAGCACTTTGTGTGCTCTGAGTGTGAGACCGAGTTGGGCAGTCGCAACTTCTTCGAGAAGGACGGCCGGCCGTACTGCGAGTCGGACTActtcaccctcttctctccgCACTGTGCGCACTGCAACAAGCCCATACTAAAC AAAATGGTCACTGCTCTGGACAAGAACTGGCACCCGGAGTGTTTCTGCTGTGTCAAGTGCAGCCGGGCGTTTGGAGAGGAAG GTTTCCATGACCGAGAGGGCCAGCAGTACTGCCAGCAGTGCTTCTTGACTCTGTTTGCTTCCCGCTGTCAAGGCTGCAGCCAGCCCATTCTGGAAAACTACATCTCAGCCCTCAACTCTCTCTGGCACCCACAGTGCTTCGTCTGCAGG GAGTGTTACTGCCCCTTCGTCAACGGCAGCTTCTTCGAACACGAGGGTAAGCCGCTGTGCGAGGCCCACTACCACCAGTCCCGTGGCAGCATGTGCCAGGCCTGCCAACAGCCCATCCTGGGCCGCTGCGTCACCGCCATGGGGGCCAAATTCCACCCCCACCACCTCGTCTGTCACTTCTGCCAGAAGCCCCTGAGCAAAGGCTGCTTCAAGGAGCAGGAGAACAAGCCCTACTGCCACCCCTGCTTCATCAAACTCTTTGGTTGA
- the pkmyt1 gene encoding membrane-associated tyrosine- and threonine-specific cdc2-inhibitory kinase isoform X3, with product MSVTVETTASGVPLPLPTHFSHAEQSFSLKKRHVPFSLSPMSNSPYSSPARLSRSLPPLPPSKGCPPLSRMFPQHPSPWTPLSGSLSKSPCPNSVYDPSKQQSYFSQCFTNLGLLGRGSFGEVYKVQSNEDGRQYAVKRSAHRFRGNSERNRSVREARNHERLCPHPHILYFVAAWEECGRLYIQTELCSTSLLLHAEDQPPGTDEPAAWAYLCDLLSALQHLHSRGFVHLDLKPANVLLTDSGRLKLGDFGLLLELKDKSTEPVGEKVKEDAQEGDPRYMAPELLRGDYGPAADVFSLGVSILELACNMEVPNGGEGWQQLRQGCLPSEFTSGLSTELQTVLQMMLAPEPSERPTVSELLDLPSVRKHRWKRRIYLMVTETVLTLASLFQLVVCFGCRLLSSHLSFLPRWTKPVPCTPPKDSWDRDLTLSLSAMHADSGSPEDDAVFLLDHTDAELSPNFSHRVKSRLSVESTSTPLPCLLTHNHQSPAHTPTHSNPGAWSSCSLVQTPCSVRSNGSCRTLTPSASPIHTGLHMESMTEKSVQSRESSSTKSSQRRGHNWVQAEEALPRPNFEPKNLLSLFEETSFEEQP from the exons ATGTCCGTGACGGTGGAGACCACAGCGTCCGGGGTGCCTCTGCCTCTCCCGACCCACTTCTCCCACGCGGAGCAGTCCTTCTCCCTCAAAAAGCGACATGTGCCCTTTTCCCTGTCGCCCATGTCCAACTCGCCCTACTCTTCCCCCGCCCGGCTCTCGCGTTCTTTGCCCCCGCTGCCGCCGTCCAAGGGATGCCCCCCCTTGAGCCGGATGTTCCCGCAGCATCCATCCCCCTGGACACCCCTGTCTGGCTCCCTTAGTAAGTCTCCCTGTCCCAATTCTGTGTACGATCCCAGCAAACAGCAGTCCTATTTCAGTCAGTGCTTCACTAATTTGGGTTTGCTGGGAAGAGGATCCTTTGGAGAGGTCTACAAG gtgCAGAGTAATGAGGATGGTCGCCAGTATGCAGTGAAGCGCTCCGCTCATCGCTTCAGGGGTAACAGCGAGAGGAACCGGAGTGTGAGGGAAGCCAGGAACCACGAGCGCCTGTGTCCTCACCCCCACATCCTGTATTTTGTGGCAGCCTGGGAGGAGTGTGGTCGATTGTACATTCAGACAGAGCTGTGCAGCACCAGTTTGCTGCTCCACGCTGAGGACCAGCCTCCCGGCACAG ACGAGCCTGCAGCGTGGGCCTACTTGTGCGACCTCCTCTCAGCACTGCAACACTTGCACTCTCGTGGTTTCGTTCATCTGGACCTCAAGCCTGCCAATGTCCTCCTCACTGACTCCGGTCGCCTCAAGCTGGGTGACTTTGGGCTGCTGCTTGAGCTCAAAGACAAGAGTACAGAGCCTGTcggggagaaagtgaaagaggatGCTCAGGAGGGAGATCCCAGATACATGGCCCCCGAGCTTCTCCGTGGCGACTATGGAcctgctgcagatgttttcaG tttggGTGTTTCTATTCTGGAGCTCGCCTGTAATATGGAAGTTCCAAATGGTGGAGAGGGCTGGCAACAGCTCAGACAAGGCTGCCTCCCCTCAGAGTTTACCAGTG GCCTGTCGACTGAGCTGCAGACTGTATTACAGATGATGCTGGCACCGGAGCCTTCTGAGAGGCCGACAGTCTCGGAGCTTCTTGATCTCCCTTCTGTCAGGAAACACAGGTGGAAGAGGCGCATCTATCTTATGGTCACGGAGACTGTGCTGACACTGGCCTCCCTCTTTCAG ttggTGGTGTGCTTTGGGTGCAGACTCCTGTCCTCCCACTTGTCCTTTCTTCCTCGTTGGACCAAACCAGTGCCCTGCACTCCTCCTAAGGACAGTTGGGACCGGGATTTAACCCTGTCCCTCAGCGCAATGCATGCTGACTCGGGCAGCCCGGAGGATGACGCAGTGTTTCTGTTGGATCACACAGACGCAGAGCTTTCGCCCAACTTCTCACACAG GGTGAAATCCAGACTGTCTGTGGAAAGCACATCCACTCCTCTCCCATGTTTACTGACACACAATCATCAAAGTCCTGcccacacacccactcactcaaATCCGGGTGCCTGGTCCTCCTGTAGCTTGGTCCAAACCCCCTGTAGCGTCCGCTCTAATGGTTCGTGCCGCACGCTGACCCCAAGTGCAAGCCCCATTCACACAGGGCTTCATATGGAGAGCATGACTGAAAAGTCCGTGCAGAGCCGCGAGTCTTCATCCACCAAGTCTTCACAGCGGCGTGGTCATAACTGGGTGCAGGCTGAGGAGGCTTTACCCCGACCCAACTTTGAACCAAAGAACCTGCTCAGTCTGTTCGAGGAAACGTCTTTcgaggaacagccatga
- the pkmyt1 gene encoding membrane-associated tyrosine- and threonine-specific cdc2-inhibitory kinase isoform X2, whose amino-acid sequence MADQGLSSKRGTEEDTMSVTVETTASGVPLPLPTHFSHAEQSFSLKKRHVPFSLSPMSNSPYSSPARLSRSLPPLPPSKGCPPLSRMFPQHPSPWTPLSGSLSKSPCPNSVYDPSKQQSYFSQCFTNLGLLGRGSFGEVYKVQSNEDGRQYAVKRSAHRFRGNSERNRSVREARNHERLCPHPHILYFVAAWEECGRLYIQTELCSTSLLLHAEDQPPGTDEPAAWAYLCDLLSALQHLHSRGFVHLDLKPANVLLTDSGRLKLGDFGLLLELKDKSTEPVGEKVKEDAQEGDPRYMAPELLRGDYGPAADVFSLGVSILELACNMEVPNGGEGWQQLRQGCLPSEFTSGLSTELQTVLQMMLAPEPSERPTVSELLDLPSVRKHRWKRRIYLMVTETVLTLASLFQLVVCFGCRLLSSHLSFLPRWTKPVPCTPPKDSWDRDLTLSLSAMHADSGSPEDDAVFLLDHTDAELSPNFSHRVKSRLSVESTSTPLPCLLTHNHQSPAHTPTHSNPGAWSSCSLVQTPCSVRSNGSCRTLTPSASPIHTGLHMESMTEKSVQSRESSSTKSSQRRGHNWVQAEEALPRPNFEPKNLLSLFEETSFEEQP is encoded by the exons ATGGCAGACCAAGG ACTGTCTTCAAAGAGAGGAACTGAAGAAGACACAATGTCCGTGACGGTGGAGACCACAGCGTCCGGGGTGCCTCTGCCTCTCCCGACCCACTTCTCCCACGCGGAGCAGTCCTTCTCCCTCAAAAAGCGACATGTGCCCTTTTCCCTGTCGCCCATGTCCAACTCGCCCTACTCTTCCCCCGCCCGGCTCTCGCGTTCTTTGCCCCCGCTGCCGCCGTCCAAGGGATGCCCCCCCTTGAGCCGGATGTTCCCGCAGCATCCATCCCCCTGGACACCCCTGTCTGGCTCCCTTAGTAAGTCTCCCTGTCCCAATTCTGTGTACGATCCCAGCAAACAGCAGTCCTATTTCAGTCAGTGCTTCACTAATTTGGGTTTGCTGGGAAGAGGATCCTTTGGAGAGGTCTACAAG gtgCAGAGTAATGAGGATGGTCGCCAGTATGCAGTGAAGCGCTCCGCTCATCGCTTCAGGGGTAACAGCGAGAGGAACCGGAGTGTGAGGGAAGCCAGGAACCACGAGCGCCTGTGTCCTCACCCCCACATCCTGTATTTTGTGGCAGCCTGGGAGGAGTGTGGTCGATTGTACATTCAGACAGAGCTGTGCAGCACCAGTTTGCTGCTCCACGCTGAGGACCAGCCTCCCGGCACAG ACGAGCCTGCAGCGTGGGCCTACTTGTGCGACCTCCTCTCAGCACTGCAACACTTGCACTCTCGTGGTTTCGTTCATCTGGACCTCAAGCCTGCCAATGTCCTCCTCACTGACTCCGGTCGCCTCAAGCTGGGTGACTTTGGGCTGCTGCTTGAGCTCAAAGACAAGAGTACAGAGCCTGTcggggagaaagtgaaagaggatGCTCAGGAGGGAGATCCCAGATACATGGCCCCCGAGCTTCTCCGTGGCGACTATGGAcctgctgcagatgttttcaG tttggGTGTTTCTATTCTGGAGCTCGCCTGTAATATGGAAGTTCCAAATGGTGGAGAGGGCTGGCAACAGCTCAGACAAGGCTGCCTCCCCTCAGAGTTTACCAGTG GCCTGTCGACTGAGCTGCAGACTGTATTACAGATGATGCTGGCACCGGAGCCTTCTGAGAGGCCGACAGTCTCGGAGCTTCTTGATCTCCCTTCTGTCAGGAAACACAGGTGGAAGAGGCGCATCTATCTTATGGTCACGGAGACTGTGCTGACACTGGCCTCCCTCTTTCAG ttggTGGTGTGCTTTGGGTGCAGACTCCTGTCCTCCCACTTGTCCTTTCTTCCTCGTTGGACCAAACCAGTGCCCTGCACTCCTCCTAAGGACAGTTGGGACCGGGATTTAACCCTGTCCCTCAGCGCAATGCATGCTGACTCGGGCAGCCCGGAGGATGACGCAGTGTTTCTGTTGGATCACACAGACGCAGAGCTTTCGCCCAACTTCTCACACAG GGTGAAATCCAGACTGTCTGTGGAAAGCACATCCACTCCTCTCCCATGTTTACTGACACACAATCATCAAAGTCCTGcccacacacccactcactcaaATCCGGGTGCCTGGTCCTCCTGTAGCTTGGTCCAAACCCCCTGTAGCGTCCGCTCTAATGGTTCGTGCCGCACGCTGACCCCAAGTGCAAGCCCCATTCACACAGGGCTTCATATGGAGAGCATGACTGAAAAGTCCGTGCAGAGCCGCGAGTCTTCATCCACCAAGTCTTCACAGCGGCGTGGTCATAACTGGGTGCAGGCTGAGGAGGCTTTACCCCGACCCAACTTTGAACCAAAGAACCTGCTCAGTCTGTTCGAGGAAACGTCTTTcgaggaacagccatga
- the pkmyt1 gene encoding membrane-associated tyrosine- and threonine-specific cdc2-inhibitory kinase isoform X1: MADQGTLSSKRGTEEDTMSVTVETTASGVPLPLPTHFSHAEQSFSLKKRHVPFSLSPMSNSPYSSPARLSRSLPPLPPSKGCPPLSRMFPQHPSPWTPLSGSLSKSPCPNSVYDPSKQQSYFSQCFTNLGLLGRGSFGEVYKVQSNEDGRQYAVKRSAHRFRGNSERNRSVREARNHERLCPHPHILYFVAAWEECGRLYIQTELCSTSLLLHAEDQPPGTDEPAAWAYLCDLLSALQHLHSRGFVHLDLKPANVLLTDSGRLKLGDFGLLLELKDKSTEPVGEKVKEDAQEGDPRYMAPELLRGDYGPAADVFSLGVSILELACNMEVPNGGEGWQQLRQGCLPSEFTSGLSTELQTVLQMMLAPEPSERPTVSELLDLPSVRKHRWKRRIYLMVTETVLTLASLFQLVVCFGCRLLSSHLSFLPRWTKPVPCTPPKDSWDRDLTLSLSAMHADSGSPEDDAVFLLDHTDAELSPNFSHRVKSRLSVESTSTPLPCLLTHNHQSPAHTPTHSNPGAWSSCSLVQTPCSVRSNGSCRTLTPSASPIHTGLHMESMTEKSVQSRESSSTKSSQRRGHNWVQAEEALPRPNFEPKNLLSLFEETSFEEQP; encoded by the exons ATGGCAGACCAAGG CACACTGTCTTCAAAGAGAGGAACTGAAGAAGACACAATGTCCGTGACGGTGGAGACCACAGCGTCCGGGGTGCCTCTGCCTCTCCCGACCCACTTCTCCCACGCGGAGCAGTCCTTCTCCCTCAAAAAGCGACATGTGCCCTTTTCCCTGTCGCCCATGTCCAACTCGCCCTACTCTTCCCCCGCCCGGCTCTCGCGTTCTTTGCCCCCGCTGCCGCCGTCCAAGGGATGCCCCCCCTTGAGCCGGATGTTCCCGCAGCATCCATCCCCCTGGACACCCCTGTCTGGCTCCCTTAGTAAGTCTCCCTGTCCCAATTCTGTGTACGATCCCAGCAAACAGCAGTCCTATTTCAGTCAGTGCTTCACTAATTTGGGTTTGCTGGGAAGAGGATCCTTTGGAGAGGTCTACAAG gtgCAGAGTAATGAGGATGGTCGCCAGTATGCAGTGAAGCGCTCCGCTCATCGCTTCAGGGGTAACAGCGAGAGGAACCGGAGTGTGAGGGAAGCCAGGAACCACGAGCGCCTGTGTCCTCACCCCCACATCCTGTATTTTGTGGCAGCCTGGGAGGAGTGTGGTCGATTGTACATTCAGACAGAGCTGTGCAGCACCAGTTTGCTGCTCCACGCTGAGGACCAGCCTCCCGGCACAG ACGAGCCTGCAGCGTGGGCCTACTTGTGCGACCTCCTCTCAGCACTGCAACACTTGCACTCTCGTGGTTTCGTTCATCTGGACCTCAAGCCTGCCAATGTCCTCCTCACTGACTCCGGTCGCCTCAAGCTGGGTGACTTTGGGCTGCTGCTTGAGCTCAAAGACAAGAGTACAGAGCCTGTcggggagaaagtgaaagaggatGCTCAGGAGGGAGATCCCAGATACATGGCCCCCGAGCTTCTCCGTGGCGACTATGGAcctgctgcagatgttttcaG tttggGTGTTTCTATTCTGGAGCTCGCCTGTAATATGGAAGTTCCAAATGGTGGAGAGGGCTGGCAACAGCTCAGACAAGGCTGCCTCCCCTCAGAGTTTACCAGTG GCCTGTCGACTGAGCTGCAGACTGTATTACAGATGATGCTGGCACCGGAGCCTTCTGAGAGGCCGACAGTCTCGGAGCTTCTTGATCTCCCTTCTGTCAGGAAACACAGGTGGAAGAGGCGCATCTATCTTATGGTCACGGAGACTGTGCTGACACTGGCCTCCCTCTTTCAG ttggTGGTGTGCTTTGGGTGCAGACTCCTGTCCTCCCACTTGTCCTTTCTTCCTCGTTGGACCAAACCAGTGCCCTGCACTCCTCCTAAGGACAGTTGGGACCGGGATTTAACCCTGTCCCTCAGCGCAATGCATGCTGACTCGGGCAGCCCGGAGGATGACGCAGTGTTTCTGTTGGATCACACAGACGCAGAGCTTTCGCCCAACTTCTCACACAG GGTGAAATCCAGACTGTCTGTGGAAAGCACATCCACTCCTCTCCCATGTTTACTGACACACAATCATCAAAGTCCTGcccacacacccactcactcaaATCCGGGTGCCTGGTCCTCCTGTAGCTTGGTCCAAACCCCCTGTAGCGTCCGCTCTAATGGTTCGTGCCGCACGCTGACCCCAAGTGCAAGCCCCATTCACACAGGGCTTCATATGGAGAGCATGACTGAAAAGTCCGTGCAGAGCCGCGAGTCTTCATCCACCAAGTCTTCACAGCGGCGTGGTCATAACTGGGTGCAGGCTGAGGAGGCTTTACCCCGACCCAACTTTGAACCAAAGAACCTGCTCAGTCTGTTCGAGGAAACGTCTTTcgaggaacagccatga
- the LOC118287658 gene encoding transforming growth factor beta-1-induced transcript 1 protein-like isoform X2, producing MEDLDALLADLENTGSPLARCPVLLTSEPPQNADPTPQDPAQTRPPPPAYTPQQTVSSAMKSSQNSNPDKLYSTVCKPRSPRTTDPPPAFSSSSLLGGGLSELDHLLQELNATQFNITDEILAQFPSSKKDERDKIKDKVTTSSSSSAKPSATSATLELDKLMASLSDFRVQSTPAAPVSPVVTAPQQPATPPQPSAGGSLDSMLGLLQSDLSRQGVQTSSKGNCSACQKPVVGQVVTALGKVWHPEHFVCSECETELGSRNFFEKDGRPYCESDYFTLFSPHCAHCNKPILNKMVTALDKNWHPECFCCVKCSRAFGEEGFHDREGQQYCQQCFLTLFASRCQGCSQPILENYISALNSLWHPQCFVCRECYCPFVNGSFFEHEGKPLCEAHYHQSRGSMCQACQQPILGRCVTAMGAKFHPHHLVCHFCQKPLSKGCFKEQENKPYCHPCFIKLFG from the exons ATGGAGGATCTGG ATGCCCTTCTTGCTGATCTGGAGAACACTGGCTCTCCTCTGGCTCGGTGTCCCGTCCTGCTcacctctgaacctcctcagAATGCTGATCCCACCCCCCAGGACCCAGCCCAGACCCGGCCACCACCACCCGCCTACACCCCGCAGCAG ACTGTGTCTTCTGCAATGAAATCCTCCCAGAACTCCAACCCAGACAAATTATACAG CACAGTGTGTAAACCGCGGTCTCCCCGCACGACAGATCCTCCTCcagctttctcctcctcctcgctgctggGAGGAGGTCTGAGTGAACTGGACCATCTGTTACAGGAGCTCAACGCCACCCAGTTCAACATCACAG ACGAGATCCTGGCCCAGTTCCCGTCTTCTAAGAAAGATGAGAGGGACAAGATTAAGGACAAGGTcacgacctcctcctccag CTCTGCGAAGCCTTCAGCGACGTCAGCCACACTGGAACTGGACAAACTGATGGCGTCGCTGTCTGACTTCAGAGTCCAGAGCACA CCAGCTGCACCTGTCAGTCCAGTGGTGACGGCACCGCAGCAGCCCGCCACCCCCCCACAACCCTCAGCTGGCGGCTCACTGGACAGCATGCTGGGGCTGCTTCAATCAGACCTGAGCCGACAAGGCGTTCAGACATCCTCCAAGGGAAACTGTTCAGCGTGTCAGAAGCCAGTCGTAGGACAG GTGGTGACGGCTCTTGGGAAAGTGTGGCACCCAGAGCACTTTGTGTGCTCTGAGTGTGAGACCGAGTTGGGCAGTCGCAACTTCTTCGAGAAGGACGGCCGGCCGTACTGCGAGTCGGACTActtcaccctcttctctccgCACTGTGCGCACTGCAACAAGCCCATACTAAAC AAAATGGTCACTGCTCTGGACAAGAACTGGCACCCGGAGTGTTTCTGCTGTGTCAAGTGCAGCCGGGCGTTTGGAGAGGAAG GTTTCCATGACCGAGAGGGCCAGCAGTACTGCCAGCAGTGCTTCTTGACTCTGTTTGCTTCCCGCTGTCAAGGCTGCAGCCAGCCCATTCTGGAAAACTACATCTCAGCCCTCAACTCTCTCTGGCACCCACAGTGCTTCGTCTGCAGG GAGTGTTACTGCCCCTTCGTCAACGGCAGCTTCTTCGAACACGAGGGTAAGCCGCTGTGCGAGGCCCACTACCACCAGTCCCGTGGCAGCATGTGCCAGGCCTGCCAACAGCCCATCCTGGGCCGCTGCGTCACCGCCATGGGGGCCAAATTCCACCCCCACCACCTCGTCTGTCACTTCTGCCAGAAGCCCCTGAGCAAAGGCTGCTTCAAGGAGCAGGAGAACAAGCCCTACTGCCACCCCTGCTTCATCAAACTCTTTGGTTGA
- the LOC118287676 gene encoding elongin-B, which produces MDVFLMIRRHKTTIFTDAKESTTVYELKRIVEGILKRPPEDQRLYKDDQLLEDSKTLGDCGFTNQTARPQAPATVGLAFRVNDEMFEQLHVEAFSSPPELPDVMKPQDSGSTANEQAVQ; this is translated from the exons ATG GACGTGTTCTTGATGATCCGGCGTCACAAGACTACAATCTTCACAGATGCCAAGGAGTCCACCACTGTCTATGAGCTGAAGCGTATCGTAGAAGGAATTCTGAAAAGACCACCTGAAGACCAGCGGCTCTACAAA GATGACCAGTTGCTAGAGGACAGCAAAACGCTGGGAGACTGTGGATTCACCAATCAGACTGCCAGACCTCAAGCCCCAGCCACGGTTGGTCTGGCCTTCCGTGTTAATG ATGAGATGTTCGAGCAGCTGCACGTCGAGGCCTTCTCCAGTCCCCCGGAACTCCCCGATGTGATGAAGCCTCAGGACTCTGGTAGCACTGCCAATGAACAGGCGGTGCAGTGA
- the LOC118287658 gene encoding transforming growth factor beta-1-induced transcript 1 protein-like isoform X3, with amino-acid sequence MKSSQNSNPDKLYSTVCKPRSPRTTDPPPAFSSSSLLGGGLSELDHLLQELNATQFNITDEILAQFPSSKKDERDKIKDKVTTSSSSSAKPSATSATLELDKLMASLSDFRVQSTPAAPVSPVVTAPQQPATPPQPSAGGSLDSMLGLLQSDLSRQGVQTSSKGNCSACQKPVVGQVVTALGKVWHPEHFVCSECETELGSRNFFEKDGRPYCESDYFTLFSPHCAHCNKPILNKMVTALDKNWHPECFCCVKCSRAFGEEGFHDREGQQYCQQCFLTLFASRCQGCSQPILENYISALNSLWHPQCFVCRECYCPFVNGSFFEHEGKPLCEAHYHQSRGSMCQACQQPILGRCVTAMGAKFHPHHLVCHFCQKPLSKGCFKEQENKPYCHPCFIKLFG; translated from the exons ATGAAATCCTCCCAGAACTCCAACCCAGACAAATTATACAG CACAGTGTGTAAACCGCGGTCTCCCCGCACGACAGATCCTCCTCcagctttctcctcctcctcgctgctggGAGGAGGTCTGAGTGAACTGGACCATCTGTTACAGGAGCTCAACGCCACCCAGTTCAACATCACAG ACGAGATCCTGGCCCAGTTCCCGTCTTCTAAGAAAGATGAGAGGGACAAGATTAAGGACAAGGTcacgacctcctcctccag CTCTGCGAAGCCTTCAGCGACGTCAGCCACACTGGAACTGGACAAACTGATGGCGTCGCTGTCTGACTTCAGAGTCCAGAGCACA CCAGCTGCACCTGTCAGTCCAGTGGTGACGGCACCGCAGCAGCCCGCCACCCCCCCACAACCCTCAGCTGGCGGCTCACTGGACAGCATGCTGGGGCTGCTTCAATCAGACCTGAGCCGACAAGGCGTTCAGACATCCTCCAAGGGAAACTGTTCAGCGTGTCAGAAGCCAGTCGTAGGACAG GTGGTGACGGCTCTTGGGAAAGTGTGGCACCCAGAGCACTTTGTGTGCTCTGAGTGTGAGACCGAGTTGGGCAGTCGCAACTTCTTCGAGAAGGACGGCCGGCCGTACTGCGAGTCGGACTActtcaccctcttctctccgCACTGTGCGCACTGCAACAAGCCCATACTAAAC AAAATGGTCACTGCTCTGGACAAGAACTGGCACCCGGAGTGTTTCTGCTGTGTCAAGTGCAGCCGGGCGTTTGGAGAGGAAG GTTTCCATGACCGAGAGGGCCAGCAGTACTGCCAGCAGTGCTTCTTGACTCTGTTTGCTTCCCGCTGTCAAGGCTGCAGCCAGCCCATTCTGGAAAACTACATCTCAGCCCTCAACTCTCTCTGGCACCCACAGTGCTTCGTCTGCAGG GAGTGTTACTGCCCCTTCGTCAACGGCAGCTTCTTCGAACACGAGGGTAAGCCGCTGTGCGAGGCCCACTACCACCAGTCCCGTGGCAGCATGTGCCAGGCCTGCCAACAGCCCATCCTGGGCCGCTGCGTCACCGCCATGGGGGCCAAATTCCACCCCCACCACCTCGTCTGTCACTTCTGCCAGAAGCCCCTGAGCAAAGGCTGCTTCAAGGAGCAGGAGAACAAGCCCTACTGCCACCCCTGCTTCATCAAACTCTTTGGTTGA